In Ovis aries strain OAR_USU_Benz2616 breed Rambouillet chromosome 8, ARS-UI_Ramb_v3.0, whole genome shotgun sequence, a single window of DNA contains:
- the LOC101120251 gene encoding spindlin-1-like: MKTSLRKTTDRGSRVDAGITGVSASIMKKRTTHTKHRSSVGPSSLVSQLKQSIIGCRIRHGWKEGNSPVTHWKGTILDQVPVNPSLYLIKYDGFDCVYGLELNKDKRISGLEVLPDRVATSQTCDAHLADMMSSKAVKHLFETEDGSKDEWRGMTLARVPIMNTGFYITYEEDPVLYMYQLLDDYKEGDLHIMPYSIDSLPVQRERGEVVDFLVGKRVECAKQDGSGRKGMIIHQVKVKPSICFIKFDDDFYIYVYDLVKAF; encoded by the coding sequence ATGAAGACTTCATTAAGGAAGACAACTGACCGGGGGTCCAGAGTTGATGCAGGTATCACTGGTGTATCTGCTAGCATAATGAAAAAAAGGACGACTCACACAAAACATCGGAGCAGTGTGGGACCCAGCTCACTTGTTTCTCAGCTGAAACAGAGCATCATAGGCTGCAGGATTCGCCATGGGTGGAAAGAAGGTAACAGCCCTGTCACCCATTGGAAAGGAACCATTCTGGACCAAGTGCCTGTAAATCCTTCTTTGTATCTTATAAAATACGATGGATTTGACTGTGTCTATGGACTAGAActtaataaagataaaagaatttCTGGACTTGAAGTCCTCCCTGATAGAGTTGCAACATCTCAAACCTGTGATGCACACCTAGCGGACATGATGAGTAGCAAAGCAGTGAAGCACCTGTTTGAAACGGAGGATGGCTCTAAAGATGAGTGGAGGGGAATGACCCTAGCACGTGTCCCTATAATGAACACGGGTTTTTACATCACCTATGAAGAAGATCCTGTCTTGTATATGTACCAGCTCTTAGATGATTATAAAGAAGGTGACCTTCACATTATGCCTTATTCTATTGATTCACTTCCAGTACAAAGGGAACGAGGAGAAGTGGTAGACTTCTTGGTGGGCAAACGAGTGGAGTGCGCCAAACAAGATGGCTCTGGAAGGAAGGGCATGATCATCCATCAAGTAAAGGTCAAACCATCTATCTGCTTCATCAAATTTGATGATGATTTCTATATATACGTCTACGATTTGGTGAAAGCATTCTAG